The sequence below is a genomic window from Hyalangium ruber.
ATGGCCGCGAGGTCCGCCACCAGCCACTCCTCGCGGTTGAAGCTCTGGATGGCCAGATTGCCCTTCTGCTGGAAGCCGAGCGCGTGCAGGCCGAGCGCGAAGCGCGTCACCCGCTGGGCGTACTCGCGCCAGGAGGTGGGTACGTACGTCTTCCCGCGCCGCGTCCAGAGCGCGGGGCGATGTTCGTGCCGGGTAGCCTGCTCGTGCAGCACATGCACCATCGTCCGGGGCTGTTCCATGACCTGGGAGGCTACAGAAACCCGGCGGCGGGAACCATGTCGTCTCGGCGACCGGGTGCGTCTCCGGCGTTGACAGGCAACGGGGCGGCTATGTATTCCGCGCAACGACCATGAGCATCGACTTCACCTGTCAGAAGTGCGAGGCGAGCTTCGAGCTCGACGCGCAGGATCTCATCGAAGGCACCGAGAAGCTGGTGTGCCCTCACTGCGATGCGAAGGCTCCCTCCAACCTCTCCGAGGACTTCGTCGCGGCGCTCACGGAGATGCGCGCGCAGATCGCCGCGTTGGGCAAGAAGTTCGCCGTCAGCATGACGCTCGAGTCCGAGGACCTGGAAGACGAGCTCGAGGAAGAAGAGGACGACGACGAGGACGAAGAGGAGTCCGACGAGGACGACGACGACGACTTCGACGAGGACGAAGACGTCGAGGACGACGAGGACTACGACGAGGACGAGGACGACGAGCGCTGAGCACGCCTGCCTGCCTGCCCCTCGTCCCAGGGAGCGGGAGGCCTTCGAGGGCCACGTCCAGGCATGGTTCGTGCCCTCCCCGTCCCCAGGCGGGTGCGTAGTTTTGTGGTGTGAAAACACCCAATCTCGCCAGGCTGTTTCTCGCTCCGCTCTCCGCCGTGACGCTGGCGCTGGGTGGCCTGCTGTTCCTGCCCTCGTTCGCCACCTGGCCCGCGGTCGCCGCGCCGGCCGCGCAGGCGGCCCTGGAAGAACCCTGCCTCACTGAAGCCGGCGGGGATCCGGCCGCGTGCAAGGAGCTCATCGAGCTCGTGGTGCGGGACGTGGTTCCCCTGATCGAGGCGCAGACCCACGCCGTGGTGCTGACCACCCAGGATGGCGAGGTGGTGCTCCCCATCTTCGTGGACGAGTCCGCGGCCGTGGCCATCGCCTTCCGGCTGGCCCACATGGATCCGCCCCAGCCCCTGGCTCAGGACCTGCTGGACGATGTGGTGTCCAAGCTCGGGGCCGAGGTGACGGAGGTGCGCATCGACGATCTGCGCGGCGACATCTACACCGGCCGCGTCTTCCTCCAGCAGGGAAAGAAGCGCCTGGAGCTGAGCGCCCGCCCGGCCGACTCCATCGCCATGGCGCTGGACGGGGAGGCCCGCATCCGCGTCACGCGCAAGGTGCTGGCGATGGCCGGTATCAGCCGCTCGGACATCGACTCGCTGCACGAGGGCCCCGCCGTGGGCGGCAGCGGCCCGAGCGGCATGGAGCAGGAGGCGGTGCCGACCGTGCCGCCACACAAGGCCAAGGAGATCAGCCTGTAGGCCCGCCCCACGCGCGCCTCAGACACGAAAGCCCGGCCCCCCCTCCCAGGGACGCCGGGCTTTCACTTTCTACGGGGACGACGGCCGAGATCTTAGGGCCGCGATCGCCAAACGCAAATCGGCGGGCGCGAGGCTCACCTTCGCTTTGGCGCGGTGAAGCTGTCAAGAGCACCCAGGCTCGGCCTAGGATGCGACGCTCATGCGCAAGGCGAAAATCATCTGCACGTTGGGACCGGCCTCGGACACGCCAGAGGTCATCGAAGGGCTCATCCGCGCCGGTATGAACGTGGCGCGCCTCAACTTCTCGCACGGGACGCAGGAGGATCACCGTCGGCGGGTGAACACCATCCGCAAGGTGTCGCGCAAGCTCGGCATTCCGGTGGCCATTCTGCAGGACGTGCAGGGGCCCAAGATCCGGCTCGGTCGGTTCGAGGGTGGGCAGATCACCGTGAAGCCGGGGCAGACGGTGACGGTGACGACGCGCAGCGTGCTCGGCGCGGGCACGATCATCCCCACCCCGGTCCGCTCCCTGCCGAAGGACGTGACGCGCGGGGATGTCATCCTGATGGACGACGGGCGGGTGCGCCTGCGCGTGCTGCGGGTGGCGGGCCGGGATGTCTCCGCGAAGGTGGAGATCGGCGGGGTGCTCAAGGACCACAAGGGGCTGAACCTGCCAGGCGCGGCCATCTCGGTGCCGACGATTACCGAGAAGGACGCGGAGGACCTGGCGTTCGGCCAGGAGCTGGGCGTGGACTACGTGGCGCTCTCGTTCGTGCGCTCGGCGGATGACATCAAGCAGGCGCGCGCGCACGTGGCGAAGCTGAAGACGCCCCTCATCGCGAAGATCGAGAAGCCCCAGGCGGTGGACAACCTGGAGGCCATCGCGGCGGTGGCCGACGGGGTGATGATCGCCCGCGGAGACCTGGGCGTGGAGATGCCGCTGGAGCAGCTGCCCGGCATCCAGAAGCGCGCGGTGGCCGAGGTGAACCGCATGGGCGGCCTCGTCATCGTGGCGACGGAGATGCTGGAGAGCATGGTGGGCAACGCCCGCCCCACCCGCGCCGAGGTATCCGACGTGGCGAACGCCATCCTGGACGGAGCGGACGCGGTCATGCTCTCGGGCGAGACGGCGGCGGGCAAGTACCCCATCGATGCGGCGGCGACCATGGCGCGCATCGTGGAGGAGACGGAGCGCGGAGGAGGCACCCGCCTGCACCCCTCGCTGGTCGAGCACACGAATGACCTGTCCACGGGCGTGGCGGCGGCGGCGGTGGCGGCGGCCGAGCAGCTCGGCATCGACACCATCATCACGTACACCGAGCGGGGCCACACGGCGCGGCTCATCTCCGAGTTCCGGCCCCGGGCGCAGATCATCGGGCTGACGCCGAACGCGGACACGGTGAACCGGATGGCGCTCTACTGGGGCGTGCGCGGGCTG
It includes:
- a CDS encoding bifunctional nuclease family protein; this encodes MKTPNLARLFLAPLSAVTLALGGLLFLPSFATWPAVAAPAAQAALEEPCLTEAGGDPAACKELIELVVRDVVPLIEAQTHAVVLTTQDGEVVLPIFVDESAAVAIAFRLAHMDPPQPLAQDLLDDVVSKLGAEVTEVRIDDLRGDIYTGRVFLQQGKKRLELSARPADSIAMALDGEARIRVTRKVLAMAGISRSDIDSLHEGPAVGGSGPSGMEQEAVPTVPPHKAKEISL
- the pyk gene encoding pyruvate kinase codes for the protein MRKAKIICTLGPASDTPEVIEGLIRAGMNVARLNFSHGTQEDHRRRVNTIRKVSRKLGIPVAILQDVQGPKIRLGRFEGGQITVKPGQTVTVTTRSVLGAGTIIPTPVRSLPKDVTRGDVILMDDGRVRLRVLRVAGRDVSAKVEIGGVLKDHKGLNLPGAAISVPTITEKDAEDLAFGQELGVDYVALSFVRSADDIKQARAHVAKLKTPLIAKIEKPQAVDNLEAIAAVADGVMIARGDLGVEMPLEQLPGIQKRAVAEVNRMGGLVIVATEMLESMVGNARPTRAEVSDVANAILDGADAVMLSGETAAGKYPIDAAATMARIVEETERGGGTRLHPSLVEHTNDLSTGVAAAAVAAAEQLGIDTIITYTERGHTARLISEFRPRAQIIGLTPNADTVNRMALYWGVRGLQVGRLQSTDAMLRQVRRLCREQSLCKVGSPVVIVAGVPLNEPGNTNMMSVHRI